From the bacterium genome, one window contains:
- a CDS encoding TetR/AcrR family transcriptional regulator: MTRDDPRPGRPRDPQTDQAILRAALKLLTDRGYAGMSVEGVASEAGVGKTTIYRRYASKEELVAAALGALRDDLGPLPDTGDTRSDIVEMILQMRQAVRRGPGFGMIGALLVEETRSPELFELMRERLLRPRRDEAMMVLRRGVDRGEIRADVDLEIAVQAMVGAVFMRHMFGVPESRRRIEQTVDMVWSGLAVAPEADRPPMHDR, from the coding sequence ATGACGAGGGATGACCCCAGGCCCGGCCGGCCCCGAGATCCGCAGACCGACCAAGCCATCCTCCGCGCTGCTCTGAAGCTGTTGACAGACCGGGGATATGCAGGGATGTCGGTCGAGGGGGTGGCTTCCGAGGCAGGTGTCGGGAAGACCACCATCTACCGCCGCTACGCGTCGAAGGAGGAGTTGGTGGCCGCCGCCCTAGGGGCGTTGAGAGACGATCTGGGCCCGCTGCCGGACACGGGTGACACGCGTTCCGACATTGTCGAGATGATCCTGCAGATGCGCCAAGCCGTGCGGCGGGGTCCGGGCTTCGGGATGATCGGCGCTCTTCTCGTCGAGGAAACGCGAAGTCCCGAACTCTTCGAGTTGATGCGTGAACGGCTGCTGCGCCCACGCCGGGACGAGGCGATGATGGTCCTGAGGCGCGGTGTGGACCGGGGGGAGATCCGGGCCGATGTCGACCTGGAGATAGCCGTCCAAGCCATGGTCGGGGCGGTCTTCATGCGGCACATGTTCGGGGTTCCCGAGTCGAGGAGACGCATCGAACAGACCGTGGACATGGTCTGGAGCGGGCTGGCCGTCGCGCCGGAGGCTGACCGCCCTCCCATGCATGACCGCTGA